The DNA segment GAGATTGATGAGAATAAATGTATTATGTGAGGCTGCTGAAGATCTTAGATTTCTACTATCCAGAGGGTATAATAGAGAAACAGTTTTAAAAACTATAGGCGACCGTTATCAACTAGATAAAGTAGAAAGGCACATAATATATAGAGCAGTATACCCTGATAGCATAGTTGAACAGGTGGTTAAAAAAACCGTTACAATAAGTCAGCTCCCAGATAAAGAACTAGCGATAGATGGATTCAACCAACTTATCACATTAGAATCAATACTGAAAGGTGAGATAATAATTTTATGCGATGACGGTTTCATAAGAGATGTATCTGCTGTATTTGAGAAATTTAAAGCCACCGAGACAACGTTTAAAGCTTTAAATCTGATATTTAAAGCATTATCCGCGAATCCTCCTAAAAAAACATATTTCTACTTGGATAGTCCGATAAGTAAAAGCGGGAAATTAGCAGCTCTAATCACGGATTACTTCGAAAAATACGGTGTCACCGGGGAAGCGGCGGCTATTAAAAACGTTGATGAAGAATTAGTTTCCAAAGATGTGGTGGCTAGCAGCGACCATATTATAATCAGCAG comes from the Candidatus Odinarchaeum yellowstonii genome and includes:
- a CDS encoding DUF434 domain-containing protein, whose protein sequence is MRINVLCEAAEDLRFLLSRGYNRETVLKTIGDRYQLDKVERHIIYRAVYPDSIVEQVVKKTVTISQLPDKELAIDGFNQLITLESILKGEIIILCDDGFIRDVSAVFEKFKATETTFKALNLIFKALSANPPKKTYFYLDSPISKSGKLAALITDYFEKYGVTGEAAAIKNVDEELVSKDVVASSDHIIISRARQVIDLPKLFLNLYTSQVISFK